One Capricornis sumatraensis isolate serow.1 chromosome 8, serow.2, whole genome shotgun sequence genomic region harbors:
- the NAT9 gene encoding alpha/beta-tubulin-N-acetyltransferase 9 isoform X1, which produces MALQAATMRLNQNILLLGKKVALVPYTSEHVPRYHEWMKSEELRRLTASEPLTLEQEYAMQRSWREDVDKCTFIVLDAEKWQAQSGTSEESCMAGDVNLFLTDLGDPSLGEIEVMIAEPSCRGQGLGTEAVLMMMLYGVTRLGLTKFEAKIGQGNEPSIRMFRKLHFEQVAVSSVFQEVTLRLMMSEPERQWLLEQTSYVQEKPYREGVSEPC; this is translated from the exons CTGCAGGCTGCTACCATGAGGCTGAATCAGAACATCTTGCTGCTGGGGAAGAAGGTGGCGCTGGTCCCCTACACCTCAGAGCATGTGCCCAG GTACCACGAGTGGATGAAATCAGAGGAGCTGCGGCGTTTGACGGCCTCGGAGCCGCTGACCCTGGAGCAGGAGTACGCGATGCAGCGCAGCTGGCGGGAAGACGTGGACA AGTGTACCTTCATTGTGCTGGATGCAGAGAAGTGGCAGGCCCAGTCGGGCACCAGCGAAGAGAGCTGCATGGCGGGAGATGTGAACCTGTTCCTCACGGATCTCGGGGACCCCTCCTTGGGGGAGATCGAGGTCATGATTGCAG AGCCCAGCTGCAGGGGCCAGGGCCTGGGGACGGAGGCCGTCCTTATGATGATGCTTTATG GAGTGACCAGGCTAGGTCTGACCAAGTTTGAGGCTAAAATTGGGCAAGGAAATGAACCGAGCATCCGGATGTTCCGAAAGCTTCACTTTGAACAG GTGGCTGTGAGCAGTGTCTTCCAGGAGGTGACGCTCAGACTGATGATGAGTGAGCCAGAGCGACAGTGGCTTCTAGAGCAGACCAGCTACGTGCAAGAAAAGCCCTACAGAGAGGGGGTGTCGGAGCCTTGCTGA
- the NAT9 gene encoding alpha/beta-tubulin-N-acetyltransferase 9 isoform X2 has product MRLNQNILLLGKKVALVPYTSEHVPRYHEWMKSEELRRLTASEPLTLEQEYAMQRSWREDVDKCTFIVLDAEKWQAQSGTSEESCMAGDVNLFLTDLGDPSLGEIEVMIAEPSCRGQGLGTEAVLMMMLYGVTRLGLTKFEAKIGQGNEPSIRMFRKLHFEQVAVSSVFQEVTLRLMMSEPERQWLLEQTSYVQEKPYREGVSEPC; this is encoded by the exons ATGAGGCTGAATCAGAACATCTTGCTGCTGGGGAAGAAGGTGGCGCTGGTCCCCTACACCTCAGAGCATGTGCCCAG GTACCACGAGTGGATGAAATCAGAGGAGCTGCGGCGTTTGACGGCCTCGGAGCCGCTGACCCTGGAGCAGGAGTACGCGATGCAGCGCAGCTGGCGGGAAGACGTGGACA AGTGTACCTTCATTGTGCTGGATGCAGAGAAGTGGCAGGCCCAGTCGGGCACCAGCGAAGAGAGCTGCATGGCGGGAGATGTGAACCTGTTCCTCACGGATCTCGGGGACCCCTCCTTGGGGGAGATCGAGGTCATGATTGCAG AGCCCAGCTGCAGGGGCCAGGGCCTGGGGACGGAGGCCGTCCTTATGATGATGCTTTATG GAGTGACCAGGCTAGGTCTGACCAAGTTTGAGGCTAAAATTGGGCAAGGAAATGAACCGAGCATCCGGATGTTCCGAAAGCTTCACTTTGAACAG GTGGCTGTGAGCAGTGTCTTCCAGGAGGTGACGCTCAGACTGATGATGAGTGAGCCAGAGCGACAGTGGCTTCTAGAGCAGACCAGCTACGTGCAAGAAAAGCCCTACAGAGAGGGGGTGTCGGAGCCTTGCTGA
- the NAT9 gene encoding alpha/beta-tubulin-N-acetyltransferase 9 isoform X3, translating into MALQAATMRLNQNILLLGKKVALVPYTSEHVPRYHEWMKSEELRRLTASEPLTLEQEYAMQRSWREDVDKCTFIVLDAEKWQAQSGTSEESCMAGDVNLFLTDLGDPSLGEIEVMIAEPSCRGQGLGTEAVLMMMLYVTRLGLTKFEAKIGQGNEPSIRMFRKLHFEQVAVSSVFQEVTLRLMMSEPERQWLLEQTSYVQEKPYREGVSEPC; encoded by the exons CTGCAGGCTGCTACCATGAGGCTGAATCAGAACATCTTGCTGCTGGGGAAGAAGGTGGCGCTGGTCCCCTACACCTCAGAGCATGTGCCCAG GTACCACGAGTGGATGAAATCAGAGGAGCTGCGGCGTTTGACGGCCTCGGAGCCGCTGACCCTGGAGCAGGAGTACGCGATGCAGCGCAGCTGGCGGGAAGACGTGGACA AGTGTACCTTCATTGTGCTGGATGCAGAGAAGTGGCAGGCCCAGTCGGGCACCAGCGAAGAGAGCTGCATGGCGGGAGATGTGAACCTGTTCCTCACGGATCTCGGGGACCCCTCCTTGGGGGAGATCGAGGTCATGATTGCAG AGCCCAGCTGCAGGGGCCAGGGCCTGGGGACGGAGGCCGTCCTTATGATGATGCTTTATG TGACCAGGCTAGGTCTGACCAAGTTTGAGGCTAAAATTGGGCAAGGAAATGAACCGAGCATCCGGATGTTCCGAAAGCTTCACTTTGAACAG GTGGCTGTGAGCAGTGTCTTCCAGGAGGTGACGCTCAGACTGATGATGAGTGAGCCAGAGCGACAGTGGCTTCTAGAGCAGACCAGCTACGTGCAAGAAAAGCCCTACAGAGAGGGGGTGTCGGAGCCTTGCTGA